A window of Deltaproteobacteria bacterium PRO3 contains these coding sequences:
- the rsmA gene encoding ribosomal RNA small subunit methyltransferase A, with the protein MPPCPRGAPRPAAGRGRRRRLQRAAALGPGRTGRRARRRPRPARAQVLHGQRRDDRLRRRALPPRGAFPSAHAQRPGPAPARSRSLSPKKSLGQHFLHRQAVIQRILRALDPKAEDHVLEIGPGRGALTLPLAERVGRLLLVEKDRELAAWLRERLAGFPVEVLEGDFLELDWREVEARLGSNLKIVSNLPYNVGTAIFTKLLRATAPGTEMVLMFQKEVGERLTAKPASKAYGSLSVFTQLAAECRTVCVVSPSAFRPPPKVESLVLRFRKREAPLLPQEQWEYFEVCLHDGFAQRRKMLRQNLRAFFGHASAAEVEARLAATGAKPQARAEELSVEQWTALFKARSASPPD; encoded by the coding sequence GTGCCGCCGTGCCCTCGAGGCGCGCCCCGCCCGGCAGCTGGTCGTGGCCGGCGGCGTCGCCTGCAACGGGCCGCTGCGCTCGGCCCTGGCCGAACTGGCCGCCGAGCGCGGCGTCGACCTCGTCCTGCCCGCGCCCAAGTACTGCATGGACAACGGCGCGATGATCGCCTTCGTCGGCGAGCGCTACCTCCGCGCGGGGCGTTCCCATCCGCTCACGCTCAACGCCCAGGCCCGGCTCCCGCTCGGAGTCGCTCCTTGAGCCCGAAGAAATCCCTCGGCCAACACTTCCTCCACCGCCAAGCCGTGATTCAGCGCATCCTGCGGGCCCTCGACCCGAAGGCGGAAGACCATGTCCTCGAGATCGGCCCCGGGCGCGGCGCCCTGACCTTGCCGCTGGCCGAGCGGGTCGGCCGCCTCCTGCTCGTCGAGAAGGACCGCGAGCTGGCCGCCTGGCTGCGGGAGCGCTTGGCCGGATTTCCGGTGGAGGTGCTCGAGGGGGATTTTCTGGAGCTGGATTGGCGCGAGGTGGAGGCGCGGTTGGGATCTAACTTGAAGATCGTCTCGAATCTTCCCTACAACGTCGGCACCGCCATCTTCACCAAGCTGCTGCGGGCGACCGCGCCGGGGACCGAGATGGTCTTGATGTTCCAAAAGGAAGTGGGCGAGCGTCTCACGGCCAAACCGGCGTCGAAGGCCTACGGCTCGCTGAGCGTCTTCACGCAGCTCGCCGCCGAGTGCCGGACGGTCTGCGTCGTGTCGCCCTCGGCCTTTAGGCCGCCGCCGAAGGTGGAAAGCCTGGTCTTGAGGTTTCGCAAGCGGGAGGCGCCGCTCCTGCCGCAGGAGCAGTGGGAATATTTCGAGGTCTGCCTGCATGACGGCTTTGCGCAGCGCCGCAAGATGCTGCGGCAGAATTTACGCGCCTTCTTCGGCCATGCGAGCGCCGCGGAGGTGGAGGCGCGGCTGGCCGCGACGGGCGCCAAGCCTCAGGCCCGCGCCGAAGAGCTGAGCGTGGAGCAGTGGACGGCCCTGTTCAAGGCACGATCAGCGTCACCGCCGGACTGA
- a CDS encoding carbon-nitrogen family hydrolase, giving the protein MKEKMRLHLVQCATVAGWPLATLAKLQELLGGIRARAGDVLVFPEMWPSGFSLAERGRLTEENAACREWLRDYARRFRCTLVGSMLELARGRAYNQAYAIGPRGETLAAYRKIHLFEFGGEHRHFSPGRRVVSFRSPWGRIGLAVCYDLRFPELFRRLSKKGVRLIFVPSAWPRDRLDHFLSLLKARAIENQCFMVGLNKVGPGRHEKPVVYGGHSAVFGPWGEKLAEMGARPGVLSLELELGAVERVRRRYPFLKSRVLG; this is encoded by the coding sequence ATGAAAGAAAAAATGCGCCTCCATCTCGTCCAATGCGCCACCGTCGCCGGGTGGCCCCTCGCGACACTCGCAAAATTGCAAGAGCTCCTTGGGGGAATTCGCGCCCGGGCGGGCGACGTCCTGGTCTTTCCGGAGATGTGGCCCTCGGGATTTTCCCTGGCCGAGCGGGGCCGCTTGACGGAGGAGAACGCCGCCTGCCGCGAGTGGCTGCGCGACTATGCCCGGCGCTTTCGCTGCACCCTCGTCGGCTCCATGCTCGAGCTCGCCCGCGGCCGCGCCTACAACCAGGCCTATGCGATCGGACCGCGCGGCGAGACCCTGGCCGCTTACCGCAAGATTCACCTCTTCGAATTCGGCGGCGAGCACCGGCACTTCAGCCCCGGCCGCCGGGTGGTCTCCTTCCGGAGTCCTTGGGGCAGGATCGGCCTGGCCGTCTGCTACGACCTGCGCTTCCCCGAGCTGTTTCGGCGGCTCTCGAAAAAAGGCGTCCGCCTCATCTTCGTCCCCAGCGCTTGGCCGCGGGACCGCCTCGATCACTTTCTTTCTCTCCTCAAGGCGCGGGCCATCGAAAATCAGTGTTTTATGGTGGGCCTCAACAAGGTGGGGCCGGGCCGCCACGAGAAGCCCGTCGTCTACGGCGGACACTCCGCGGTCTTCGGCCCGTGGGGGGAAAAGCTGGCCGAGATGGGGGCGCGGCCGGGGGTCTTGAGCCTGGAGCTCGAACTTGGTGCGGTGGAGCGCGTGCGCCGGCGTTATCCCTTCCTGAAGAGCCGGGTCCTGGGATAA
- the ybgF gene encoding tol-pal system protein YbgF: protein MKNHGLNKYTIAGGMALAALFGLGIAARPVQAATLAELNQKVDHLVATNQKNYQDVARAMNALTEVQQEFRLIKGQLDSSQYIMKESDRVYQDLDQRVSSLEDKIGQLHNLLKDINLKLSGAPEAPKAPGAAVNPAELQEFQSLLNVANARDYRNAASGFMGFLRKYPKSEYAGSAQYWVAESFYSLGDYAKAISEFQALSEKYPQHPRVKEGVYKQGMSFMKLNKNAEAKLFFQKVIATYPNSAEAFQAKGRLARLEELEHKSPALALGGGSEPKAPPTPPATGEPVYKPIMKPHPMPRAPLPPPPSGQPTSPTSPPTPTAPKPEPAPSAPAPEVPPATHESGAPLF, encoded by the coding sequence ATGAAAAATCATGGACTTAACAAATATACGATCGCCGGAGGCATGGCGCTGGCTGCCTTGTTTGGGCTGGGGATTGCGGCACGGCCGGTCCAGGCGGCCACCCTGGCCGAACTGAATCAAAAGGTCGACCACCTCGTCGCCACCAACCAAAAAAATTACCAAGACGTGGCCCGCGCCATGAACGCGCTGACCGAGGTGCAGCAGGAATTCCGCCTCATCAAGGGGCAGCTCGACAGCTCGCAGTACATCATGAAAGAATCCGATCGCGTCTACCAAGACCTTGACCAGCGCGTCTCCTCGCTGGAAGACAAGATCGGCCAGCTCCACAACCTTCTGAAGGACATCAACCTCAAGCTGAGCGGCGCCCCCGAGGCCCCCAAGGCGCCGGGCGCGGCGGTCAACCCCGCCGAGCTGCAAGAGTTCCAGTCGCTGCTCAACGTCGCCAACGCCCGCGACTACCGCAACGCCGCCTCGGGCTTCATGGGCTTTTTGCGCAAGTACCCCAAGAGCGAGTACGCGGGCAGCGCCCAGTACTGGGTGGCCGAGTCCTTCTACTCGCTGGGCGACTACGCGAAGGCGATCAGCGAATTTCAGGCGCTCTCCGAAAAATACCCGCAGCACCCGCGCGTCAAGGAGGGTGTTTACAAACAGGGGATGTCCTTTATGAAGCTGAACAAGAACGCCGAGGCGAAGCTATTTTTCCAAAAGGTGATCGCGACCTATCCGAATTCCGCGGAGGCCTTCCAGGCCAAGGGCCGTTTGGCCCGGCTGGAGGAGTTGGAGCACAAGTCGCCCGCCCTGGCGCTGGGCGGCGGCTCCGAACCGAAGGCGCCGCCGACGCCCCCGGCGACCGGCGAGCCGGTCTACAAGCCGATCATGAAACCACACCCCATGCCGCGCGCGCCCCTGCCGCCGCCGCCCAGCGGCCAGCCCACGTCGCCGACCTCACCGCCGACGCCGACGGCTCCGAAGCCGGAACCCGCGCCCAGCGCCCCGGCCCCCGAAGTTCCGCCGGCGACGCATGAGTCCGGCGCGCCCTTGTTCTAA
- the pal gene encoding peptidoglycan-associated lipoprotein Pal, with product MKFQHKILTLALTAGLALFGAACQKKGPVSSGDGVDLINVPLESIHFDFDKYNIRPDAQQKLASHSEWLKANPNVNIIIEGNTDEWGTEEYNLALGERRAMAAKNYLVNLGVSADRMNTISYGESRPVNPEHNQAAWAQNRRDDFKGRR from the coding sequence ATGAAATTTCAACACAAAATCCTGACCCTGGCCCTGACCGCTGGGTTGGCCCTGTTCGGGGCCGCCTGCCAAAAGAAGGGCCCGGTCTCCTCGGGCGACGGCGTCGACCTGATCAACGTCCCCCTCGAGTCGATCCACTTCGACTTCGACAAATATAACATCCGCCCCGACGCCCAGCAGAAGCTCGCCAGCCATTCGGAGTGGTTGAAGGCCAATCCCAACGTCAACATCATCATCGAGGGAAACACCGACGAGTGGGGCACCGAAGAATACAACCTCGCCCTGGGCGAGCGCCGGGCCATGGCCGCGAAGAACTACTTGGTCAACCTCGGCGTTTCCGCCGACCGGATGAACACCATCAGCTACGGCGAGAGCCGACCGGTGAATCCCGAGCACAATCAAGCGGCTTGGGCGCAAAATCGCCGCGACGACTTCAAGGGGCGACGCTAG
- the tsaD gene encoding tRNA (adenosine(37)-N6)-threonylcarbamoyltransferase complex transferase subunit TsaD: MLVLGIESSCDDLSMSLVDEGRVFANVTATQTLDHAPFGGVVPEIASRRHLESLEPTLELALQKAGRGLDAVEGVAATFAPGLVGSLLVGLNFAKALAYARGLPFRGVHHIEGHLWSAFLENEERYPFLALAVSGGHTHLYYVRAFGDYEILGHTVDDAAGEAFDKVAKRMGLGFPGGPAVERLAREGDAKAFDFAVPQVKGRPLHTSFSGMKTAAMEFLEGPARGRAADLAASFQRGVVRALTAVCRRALEARPARQLVVAGGVACNGPLRSALAELAAERGVDLVLPAPKYCMDNGAMIAFVGERYLRAGRSHPLTLNAQARLPLGVAP; encoded by the coding sequence ATGTTAGTCCTCGGCATCGAATCTTCCTGCGACGACTTGTCCATGTCGCTCGTCGACGAGGGGCGGGTGTTCGCCAATGTCACCGCGACCCAGACCCTTGACCACGCGCCCTTCGGCGGCGTCGTCCCCGAGATCGCCTCGCGCCGCCACCTCGAGTCCCTCGAGCCGACCCTCGAGCTGGCCCTTCAGAAGGCGGGACGCGGCCTCGATGCGGTCGAGGGCGTCGCCGCGACCTTCGCGCCGGGCTTGGTGGGCTCGCTCTTGGTGGGGCTCAACTTCGCCAAGGCCCTGGCCTACGCGCGGGGCCTGCCCTTCCGCGGCGTTCACCACATCGAGGGCCACCTTTGGAGCGCCTTCCTCGAAAACGAGGAGCGCTATCCCTTCCTCGCGCTGGCGGTCTCCGGGGGACACACGCATCTCTATTACGTGCGAGCCTTCGGCGATTACGAGATCCTCGGCCACACCGTCGACGACGCGGCCGGCGAGGCCTTCGACAAGGTCGCCAAGCGCATGGGGCTGGGCTTCCCGGGAGGCCCCGCCGTCGAGCGCCTGGCGCGGGAGGGCGACGCCAAGGCCTTCGACTTCGCGGTGCCGCAGGTGAAGGGACGCCCCCTGCACACCAGCTTCAGCGGGATGAAGACGGCGGCGATGGAATTTTTGGAAGGCCCCGCGCGGGGCCGCGCCGCGGACCTCGCGGCCTCCTTTCAGCGCGGGGTGGTCCGCGCCCTGACGGCGGTGTGCCGCCGTGCCCTCGAGGCGCGCCCCGCCCGGCAGCTGGTCGTGGCCGGCGGCGTCGCCTGCAACGGGCCGCTGCGCTCGGCCCTGGCCGAACTGGCCGCCGAGCGCGGCGTCGACCTCGTCCTGCCCGCGCCCAAGTACTGCATGGACAACGGCGCGATGATCGCCTTCGTCGGCGAGCGCTACCTCCGCGCGGGGCGTTCCCATCCGCTCACGCTCAACGCCCAGGCCCGGCTCCCGCTCGGAGTCGCTCCTTGA
- a CDS encoding TIGR02266 family protein: MDACMNAKTKKEKRLYPRRPIRTQVVFENEDSEGVLYFFSTDISAGGLFLESDIPVKLGTQVFLRFSLTPKARPIQATGEVVRVMRDQNEAGQGKVGIGIRFVYIHPLDRELIQDFINQAGS, translated from the coding sequence ATGGATGCGTGTATGAACGCGAAGACCAAAAAGGAAAAACGCCTCTACCCGAGGCGCCCGATCCGCACCCAGGTCGTCTTCGAGAACGAGGACAGCGAGGGCGTGCTGTATTTCTTCTCGACGGACATCAGCGCGGGCGGGCTCTTCCTCGAGTCGGACATCCCCGTCAAGCTGGGGACCCAGGTCTTCCTGCGCTTCAGCCTGACCCCGAAGGCCCGTCCGATCCAGGCCACCGGTGAGGTGGTGCGGGTCATGCGCGACCAAAACGAGGCGGGACAGGGCAAGGTGGGGATCGGCATTCGCTTCGTCTACATCCATCCGCTGGACCGCGAGCTGATTCAGGACTTCATCAACCAAGCCGGGTCCTGA
- a CDS encoding ArsA family ATPase codes for MTGTWELNGLLQRRLWIVTGKGGVGKTTVAAALGLLAARQGLKVLMVETHGLTHLAELFEAEGVGYEPKAFKNGLSLARIDPEPAFQEYVLRQVKFEFLYNAVFNNKYVRHFIDAAPGLAELLTIGKIWAFVEDEARRGKKPLFDLVIVDAPSTGHSLSLLTVPQVVVDAVRVGPLKNNAQQILALIRDPQKTLTWLVTLPEEMPVNEAVEMDEKLERQAKVGVGPVLLNSLWPEVLGADSLQDLKKAKVENPMLHLYRQRAEQSAFYRDRLRERLPGRQVLDLPLVYQTKQPVRIAESLSESIRAQLTGVRP; via the coding sequence ATGACCGGGACCTGGGAATTAAACGGATTGCTGCAGCGCCGTCTCTGGATCGTCACCGGGAAGGGCGGCGTCGGCAAAACCACGGTGGCCGCGGCCTTGGGGCTCTTGGCCGCGAGGCAGGGGCTCAAGGTGCTGATGGTCGAGACGCACGGCCTCACTCACCTGGCCGAGCTCTTCGAGGCCGAGGGCGTGGGCTATGAGCCCAAGGCCTTCAAGAACGGCCTCTCCCTGGCCCGCATCGACCCTGAGCCGGCCTTTCAGGAATACGTCCTGCGCCAGGTCAAGTTCGAATTCCTCTACAACGCCGTCTTCAACAACAAGTATGTCCGGCATTTCATCGACGCCGCGCCCGGCCTGGCCGAGCTGCTGACCATCGGCAAGATCTGGGCCTTCGTCGAGGACGAGGCGCGGCGCGGAAAAAAACCGCTCTTCGACCTGGTCATCGTCGACGCGCCTTCCACCGGCCACAGCCTCTCGCTGCTCACGGTCCCGCAGGTCGTGGTCGATGCGGTCCGCGTCGGCCCGCTGAAGAACAACGCGCAGCAGATTCTCGCGCTGATCCGCGACCCGCAGAAGACCCTGACCTGGCTGGTGACTTTGCCCGAGGAAATGCCCGTCAACGAGGCGGTCGAGATGGACGAAAAGCTCGAGCGTCAGGCGAAGGTCGGAGTCGGGCCCGTCCTGCTCAACTCACTCTGGCCCGAGGTCCTCGGCGCCGACTCGCTGCAGGATCTGAAGAAGGCGAAGGTTGAGAACCCCATGCTGCATTTATACCGACAGCGCGCCGAGCAGAGCGCCTTCTACCGCGACCGCCTGCGCGAGCGCCTGCCGGGACGCCAGGTCCTGGACCTGCCTTTGGTCTACCAGACCAAGCAGCCGGTCCGGATCGCCGAATCCTTGAGCGAGTCGATTCGCGCCCAGCTGACGGGGGTGCGGCCATGA
- the secF gene encoding protein translocase subunit SecF, translating to MTRLKKEIPFMKYRWLMLIVSMAIVAAGLAAVAVKGLNFGTDFTGGLKFIYQFQNSVNEGALTDALRQAGLSHVVVQRFGEAKANTFIVKSEQIEGLEEGFSRPFNQAFEKTFGAGSFQMLQEEFVGPKVGKELRTKGLYAVLWAWVIMLIYIGFRFDFYFAPGAIIALIHDVLVAVGIFALLGLEVNLTVVAAILTIIGYSINDTIIVFDRIREDLQKHKGMGLVEVVNKSINETLSRTIITSLTVFFVVTVLYFRTDGDIKNFAFAMMIGVITGSYSSISIASPVFIFLKQHGHRFGLGKGAAGAKA from the coding sequence ATGACGCGACTGAAAAAAGAAATTCCGTTCATGAAATACCGATGGCTGATGCTCATCGTCTCGATGGCGATCGTGGCGGCGGGCTTGGCGGCGGTGGCCGTGAAGGGCCTCAATTTCGGCACCGACTTCACAGGTGGCCTGAAATTCATCTATCAATTCCAAAACTCCGTCAACGAGGGCGCCTTGACCGACGCCCTGAGGCAGGCCGGCCTGAGCCACGTGGTGGTGCAGCGCTTCGGCGAGGCCAAGGCGAACACCTTCATCGTCAAAAGCGAGCAGATCGAGGGATTGGAGGAAGGTTTCTCCAGGCCCTTCAACCAGGCCTTCGAGAAGACCTTCGGCGCCGGCAGCTTCCAGATGCTGCAAGAGGAGTTCGTGGGGCCCAAGGTCGGTAAAGAATTGCGCACCAAGGGCCTTTACGCGGTGCTTTGGGCCTGGGTGATCATGCTGATCTACATCGGCTTCCGCTTCGATTTTTACTTCGCGCCCGGGGCCATCATTGCCCTGATCCACGACGTCCTGGTCGCCGTCGGCATCTTTGCCCTGTTGGGGCTTGAGGTCAACCTGACGGTCGTGGCGGCCATCCTCACCATCATCGGCTACTCGATCAACGACACGATCATCGTCTTCGACCGCATCCGCGAGGATCTGCAGAAACACAAGGGGATGGGCCTGGTCGAGGTCGTCAACAAGAGCATCAACGAGACCTTGAGCCGCACCATCATTACGTCGCTGACCGTCTTCTTCGTCGTGACCGTTTTGTATTTCCGCACCGACGGAGACATCAAGAATTTCGCCTTCGCGATGATGATCGGCGTCATCACCGGCAGTTACTCCTCGATCTCGATCGCCTCGCCCGTCTTCATCTTCCTCAAGCAGCACGGGCACCGTTTTGGCCTGGGCAAGGGCGCCGCGGGAGCGAAGGCCTAA
- the recJ gene encoding single-stranded-DNA-specific exonuclease RecJ: MLQSCDEGIARHLEGQLGVSPILARLLAQRNIRDVEAAERFLQPSLAHLPEPELLLGMDKAVARLLRALRDKEKIVVYGDYDVDGTTATALLTEFFQDLGAEVDYYIPHRLSEGYSLNAGALKKIREQGAKVVITVDNGISAVAEAEVARDLGLDLIVTDHHEVPPRLPEAFAILNPKQAGDAFPGKELAGVGVAFYLLIALRKALREAGLLGDREPNLRRALDLVAVGTVADMAPLKGVNRILVREGLKVLSRTSRPGLKALKEVAGVDGEVSADQVGFRLGPRINAVGRLDDAAFGVKLLLSRSEAEALELARRLDRANAERQDLEDEIAREACARVEAERLFERRRSLVLFHEDWHPGVVGIVASRLVEKYYLPSIVLSRDKDGLKGSARSIRNLNLVETLHDCGEHLSKFGGHFYAAGLSLARERLEAFSEAFDAAVRSRLKDEDFQPALKLDADSRLAAIDAALLEEIRRLEPFGLGNPEPVLRLTGLRVRESRIVGEKHLRLRVGEGKAAFGAIGFRLAEKLPALDSEVDVACVPGWNEWNGSKNIQLRLIDLRPSESNASRKKEY; this comes from the coding sequence CTGCTCCAATCCTGCGACGAAGGCATCGCCCGCCATCTGGAGGGGCAACTAGGCGTCTCGCCGATCCTGGCCCGCCTCCTGGCGCAGCGGAATATCCGCGACGTCGAGGCGGCCGAGCGATTTCTGCAGCCCTCCCTGGCCCACCTCCCCGAGCCCGAACTATTGCTCGGCATGGACAAGGCCGTCGCCCGGTTGCTGCGCGCCCTGCGCGACAAGGAAAAGATCGTCGTTTACGGAGATTACGACGTCGACGGGACGACCGCGACGGCCCTGCTGACGGAGTTTTTTCAGGACTTGGGCGCCGAGGTCGACTACTACATCCCGCACCGCCTGAGCGAGGGCTACAGCCTCAACGCCGGGGCCTTAAAGAAAATCCGCGAGCAGGGCGCCAAGGTCGTGATTACGGTCGACAACGGGATCAGCGCCGTCGCCGAGGCCGAAGTGGCCCGCGATCTCGGTCTGGATCTGATCGTCACCGACCACCACGAGGTTCCGCCCCGCCTCCCGGAGGCCTTCGCGATCCTCAATCCCAAGCAGGCCGGGGACGCCTTTCCCGGCAAGGAATTGGCGGGCGTCGGCGTCGCCTTTTATCTTTTGATCGCCCTGCGCAAGGCCCTGCGCGAGGCGGGCCTGCTGGGCGACCGCGAGCCCAACCTGCGCCGCGCCCTTGACCTGGTCGCCGTCGGCACTGTCGCCGATATGGCGCCCTTGAAGGGAGTCAACCGCATATTGGTGCGCGAGGGTTTGAAAGTCTTAAGTCGCACCTCGCGGCCCGGACTGAAGGCCTTGAAGGAAGTCGCGGGCGTGGACGGCGAGGTGAGCGCGGACCAAGTGGGCTTTCGCCTCGGCCCCCGCATCAACGCGGTGGGCCGCCTGGACGATGCCGCCTTCGGCGTCAAGCTGCTGCTCTCGCGCAGCGAGGCGGAGGCCCTGGAGCTGGCGCGGCGCCTCGACCGCGCCAACGCCGAGCGCCAGGACTTGGAAGACGAAATCGCCCGCGAGGCCTGCGCCCGGGTCGAGGCCGAGCGGCTCTTCGAGCGCCGCCGCAGCCTGGTGCTGTTCCACGAGGATTGGCATCCCGGCGTCGTCGGCATCGTGGCCAGCCGCCTGGTCGAAAAATACTACCTGCCGTCCATCGTGCTCTCCCGCGACAAAGACGGGCTGAAGGGCTCGGCACGTTCGATCCGCAATCTCAACCTGGTCGAGACGCTGCACGACTGCGGCGAGCACCTAAGCAAGTTCGGCGGGCATTTTTACGCCGCGGGCCTCTCCTTGGCGCGCGAGCGCTTGGAGGCCTTTTCCGAGGCCTTCGACGCCGCGGTTCGTTCCCGCCTCAAGGACGAGGACTTCCAGCCCGCGCTCAAGTTGGATGCCGATTCTCGCTTGGCCGCGATCGACGCCGCCTTGCTCGAGGAAATCCGCCGTCTCGAGCCCTTCGGCCTGGGAAACCCGGAGCCGGTACTCCGCCTCACGGGCCTGCGGGTCCGCGAGAGCCGTATCGTTGGCGAGAAGCACCTGCGCCTGAGGGTGGGGGAGGGGAAGGCGGCCTTCGGGGCGATCGGCTTTCGCTTGGCCGAAAAGCTGCCGGCCTTGGACAGCGAGGTCGACGTCGCTTGCGTCCCCGGATGGAACGAATGGAATGGAAGTAAAAACATACAGTTACGTCTTATCGACCTGCGCCCTTCCGAATCTAACGCATCGCGTAAAAAAGAGTATTGA
- a CDS encoding ArsA family ATPase, whose translation MSPEAKKGALHGLLERKKVLICCGSGGVGKTTTSAALALYAASMGYKTIVLTIDPAKRLANSLGIQKIDFQEKEIPKAELRRAGIEPKAPLFAMMLDTTRTFAALLLKYAPSEEKAQVILQNKLYQHLSNMIAGSQEYMAMEKLYEVVQERDYDLVVLDTPPSRHALDFLDAPTKMSAMVGDSVMKWFLKPSLFVSKSSLQLLDRSVKRVFRTFDKVAGFEFLQDLSQMLVSVSGLLEGFQDRAQKVELLLHDKDTGFLLVAAPQPIPLREAEYFYRKIQDNALPFAGFIFNRVQVLPEAGKPLPEGLKAKTRSEYQEMAYLFKSLAQRDEAEIEAFQSRMEFSRHGFVFKVMPQLERDIHDLDGLYELGRKLFQA comes from the coding sequence ATGAGCCCGGAGGCGAAAAAGGGCGCCCTGCACGGCCTGTTGGAACGCAAGAAGGTCCTGATCTGCTGCGGCTCGGGAGGTGTCGGCAAGACGACGACCTCCGCGGCCCTGGCCCTCTATGCCGCGTCCATGGGCTACAAGACCATCGTCCTGACCATCGACCCGGCGAAGCGCCTCGCCAATTCCTTGGGGATTCAGAAGATCGACTTCCAAGAGAAGGAAATCCCCAAGGCCGAGCTGAGGCGCGCCGGCATCGAGCCGAAGGCGCCGCTCTTCGCGATGATGCTGGACACCACGCGGACCTTCGCCGCCCTGCTCCTCAAGTATGCGCCCAGCGAGGAGAAGGCCCAGGTCATCCTGCAGAACAAGCTCTACCAGCACCTCTCCAACATGATCGCCGGTTCCCAGGAGTACATGGCGATGGAGAAACTCTACGAGGTCGTGCAGGAGCGCGACTACGATTTGGTCGTCCTCGACACGCCGCCCTCGCGCCACGCCCTAGATTTTCTCGACGCCCCAACCAAAATGAGCGCCATGGTCGGCGACAGCGTGATGAAGTGGTTCCTCAAGCCCTCGCTCTTCGTCAGCAAGAGTTCGCTGCAGCTGCTGGACCGCTCGGTGAAGCGGGTCTTCAGGACCTTCGACAAGGTGGCGGGCTTCGAGTTCCTGCAGGACCTCTCCCAGATGCTGGTCTCGGTCTCGGGCCTGCTGGAGGGCTTCCAGGACCGCGCGCAGAAGGTCGAGCTCTTGCTGCACGACAAGGACACCGGCTTTCTGCTGGTGGCCGCGCCGCAGCCGATTCCGCTGCGCGAGGCGGAGTACTTCTACCGCAAGATCCAGGACAACGCGCTGCCCTTCGCCGGCTTCATCTTCAACCGCGTCCAGGTCCTGCCGGAGGCGGGCAAGCCGCTCCCGGAGGGCCTCAAGGCCAAGACCCGCTCGGAGTACCAGGAGATGGCCTACCTCTTCAAAAGCCTCGCCCAGCGCGACGAGGCCGAGATCGAGGCTTTTCAGAGTCGGATGGAGTTCTCCCGCCACGGCTTCGTCTTCAAGGTCATGCCGCAGCTGGAGCGGGACATCCACGACCTTGATGGCCTCTATGAGCTGGGGCGGAAGTTGTTCCAGGCTTAA